One window of Perca flavescens isolate YP-PL-M2 chromosome 15, PFLA_1.0, whole genome shotgun sequence genomic DNA carries:
- the si:dkey-89b17.4 gene encoding zinc finger protein 646 isoform X3: MAMHDMSRAKGFPCKECDMVCPSTPSLLEHMKAHYQQEENGRFECEQCGRIYKHAASLANHKKSHEVGSFQCPVCTRTLPNAVALKNHLRIHTLSPSSAHTEEEGEEVPEEGGHDERDYGLAQDLSDGFGRSHLNNSLGHGVLQSHQTGDHGKKGSPEAEEAWDRPFKCDQCDRTYRHHGSLVNHKKCHQQGTFKCSVCFKQFSNLAALNSHERTHSKFKTPGASMVSGSGAGTQSSQSDDTASCFCHLCQISLPSKTDFQEHILLHNAASPSLGLPRSFPGIMPHNLSAVRSPAYTPALGDPLPLPPLPSDKRGPYDPIMGPPVNNPIYTCAYCGAGHPDLETLKVHYLTHDPHPGAHGQDSSILNSDALSSGSQGSVSSPSGGRVPHANSPDDGERRFKCGECGKSYRHAGSLVNHKRCHQTGHYQCTICCKQYPHLAALHSHLRSHKGRSSNQSINDSNDWLSPEPLTLDSQQSYVQEGSGATTPISLPGNLGDGNHFVPDGGHSSGLDSLEFHDRFDGSSLSQSNASHRQADRHVCADCGQMYGDVSGIKSHLCPRRGQQPQQQSTMSNGFLASMNYHSSGGTSLPAGSSSSLKEGGGSGGSGQRQYSQSGGKRMGSNDKDDDDDGEVYQCSVCGNHYASLRALRSHLRSHANNPTGPGPSNLEQEWRMICSTCGQSFARKQDLLNHQLVHGPQRPDGQQQGIVGSAANGNDKMDGRNHICVDCGMFFADRHHLITHLCPGKNRGGSLSKQGLNGAKGMSGGEGVAGGVAGGSRDVGGDGRRPLVDQSEKPHKCDQCGRGYRHPCSLLNHKKSHKTGVFRCLVCQKRYYNLLALKNHQRTHFDLKRHKCEECGKAFKIQKQLINHLRLHEEHRAKGLVRTGPNGSRFQQAGPSHMQAMRGESSKGQGMGVKYSHQGFKKPYSSAGTSRPQKFDPSETGRRPFACDECGKTYRHAGSLANHKNLHKIGEYHCNVCNSTYPNRLAMKNHLRLHFAQKKHNCQECGKGFRTQRQLATHTTAGLCKGPQGPGAQMDFECDGCCEGFATADELAAHDCPAQHLPSSSSTNSSANISMERSSVDLDSDERPYACDLCSCAYKHASSLLNHKHTHKTGNFRCNFCDKPYTNYMALRNHMRIHTQRKKHICHTCGKAFRLARFLRNHQKVHEEGATPFGCPTCGKSFQGRSGLARHRCGDNQVYDLQSGFLGTIRVPEFGFF; the protein is encoded by the exons ATGGCAATGCATGATATGAGTCGTGCCAAGGGTTTCCCCTGTAAAGAGTGTGATATGGTGTGTCCGAGTACTCCAAGTCTACTAGAGCATATGAAAGCACATTATCAGCAAGAAGAGAACGGTCGTTTTGAGTGTGAGCAGTGTGGACGAATTTACAAGCACGCAGCTAGCCTCGCCAATCATAAAAAATCTCACGAAGTCGGTTCATTCCAGTGTCCAGTTTGTACGCGTACGCTGCCCAACGCAGTAGCTTTGAAAAACCACCTACGTATCCATACATTGTCCCCGAGTAGTgcacacacagaggaagagggggaAGAAGTACCCGAAGAAGGGGGCCACGACGAGAGGGACTACGGTCTCGCCCAAGACCTCTCAGACGGGTTTGGGCGCTCCCATTTGAATAACAGTTTGGGACACGGTGTCCTACAAAGCCACCAGACAGGCGACCACGGGAAAAAAGGCTCCCCTGAAGCTGAAGAAGCTTGGGACAGACCGTTCAAGTGCGATCAGTGCGACAGAACGTACCGGCACCACGGTAGCCTAGTGAACCACAAGAAGTGTCACCAGCAAGGAACTTTTAAGTGCTCTGTGTGTTTCAAACAATTCAGCAACCTGGCTGCACTAAACAGCCACGAGAGAACTCACTCGAAGTTCAAGACGCCCGGGGCGTCTATGGTGAGCGGCAGCGGCGCCGGCACGCAGTCGTCCCAGAGCGACGACACAGCTTCGTGTTTCTGCCACCTGTGCCAGATCTCGCTTCCAAGTAAGACAGACTTTCAGGAGCACATTTTGCTTCACAACGCGGCCTCGCCTTCCCTCGGCCTGCCACGCAGTTTCCCAGGCATCATGCCCCACAATCTGAGCGCCGTTCGATCCCCGGCTTACACCCCCGCCCTGGGGGACCCTCTGCCCCTGCCACCCTTGCCCAGTGACAAAAGAGGCCCCTATGATCCCATAATGGGTCCTCCAGTGAACAACCCCATCTACACGTGCGCATACTGTGGCGCGGGGCACCCAGATCTGGAGACTTTGAAAGTCCACTATTTGACGCACGATCCCCACCCGGGCGCCCACGGCCAGGACAGCTCCATCCTAAACTCCGATGCGCTAAGCTCTGGTTCCCAGGGCTCCGTGTCTTCTCCCTCCGGAGGCCGTGTGCCCCATGCTAATTCTCCAGACGATGGAGAGCGGCGCTTTAAGTGTGGCGAGTGCGGCAAAAGCTACCGGCACGCAGGAAGCCTTGTGAACCACAAACGCTGCCATCAGACGGGCCACTACCAGTGCACCATCTGCTGTAAGCAGTACCCTCACCTGGCGGCGCTGCACAGCCACCTGCGAAGCCACAAGGGGCGCTCTTCCAATCAGTCGATTAACGACAGCAACGACTGGCTGTCTCCGGAGCCCCTAACTCTGGACTCGCAGCAGAGCTACGTCCAGGAAGGCAGCGGCGCCACCACTCCAATCTCCCTGCCGGGAAATCTGGGTGACGGTAACCACTTTGTTCCAGACGGCGGGCACAGCAGCGGCCTGGACTCTCTGGAGTTCCACGATCGCTTCGACGGCAGCTCTCTCTCCCAGAGCAATGCCTCTCACCGTCAGGCCGACAGACACGTGTGCGCTGACTGCGGTCAGATGTACGGAGATGTCTCTGGCATCAAGTCACACCTGTGTCCCCGCCGCGGCCAGCAGCCccagcagcagagcaccatgtCCAACGGTTTCCTGGCGAGCATGAACTACCACAGCTCCGGTGGAACCTCGCTGCCCGCCGGAAGCTCCAGCAGCCTGAAAGAAGGTGGTGGCAGCGGCGGCAGCGGGCAACGGCAATACTCGCAGAGCGGGGGCAAGCGAATGGGCAGCAACGACAAAGATGACGACGACGACGGAGAAGTGTATCAGTGTTCGGTGTGCGGCAACCACTACGCCAGCCTCCGAGCCCTCAGGAGCCACTTGCGTAGCCACGCCAACAACCCAACCGGGCCAGGACCGTCCAACCTGGAGCAGGAGTGGAGGATGATCTGCTCCACCTGCGGCCAGAGCTTCGCCAGGAAGCAAGATCTCCTGAACCACCAGTTGGTCCACGGTCCCCAAAGGCCGGACGGCCAGCAACAAGGCATCGTGGGCAGCGCGGCTAATGGCAACGACAAAATGGACGGACGCAACCACATTTGCGTCGACTGCGGGATGTTCTTTGCCGACCGCCACCACCTCATCACTCACCTGTGCCCCGGGAAGAATCGGGGCGGCTCACTGAGCAAGCAGGGCCTGAACGGAGCCAAAGGGATGTCCGGGGGAGAGGGCGTCGCCGGCGGGGTTGCCGGAGGAAGCCGTGATGTCGGTGGCGACGGACGCAGGCCACTGGTCGACCAAAGCGAGAAGCCACACAAATGTGACCAATGTGGACGTGGATACAGACACCCCTGCTCCCTCCTAAACCACAAGAAGTCCCATAAGACCGGTGTTTTCCGCTGCTTGGTGTGCCAGAAACGCTACTACAATCTGCTGGCACTCAAGAATCACCAAAGGACCCACTTCGATCTAAAGAG GCACAAGTGTGAAGAATGTGGCAAGGCGTTCAAGATCCAAAAGCAGCTGATCAACCACCTCCGTCTCCACGAGGAGCACCGAGCCAAAGGTCTTGTCCGTACCGGACCCAACGGTTCCCGCTTCCAGCAGGCCGGCCCGTCCCACATGCAGGCTATGAGAGGAGAATCTTCAAAGGGACAGGGGATGGGTGTCAAATACAGCCACCAAGGCTTCAAAAAGCCCTACTCTTCAGCCGGAACCTCCCGGCCCCAGAAGTTTGACCCCTCTGAAACTGGGCGGCGGCCTTTTGCCTGCGACGAATGCGGCAAGACGTACCGACACGCAGGCAGCCTGGCCAATCACAAGAACCTCCACAAAATCGGGGAGTACCACTGCAATGTTTGCAACTCTACCTACCCCAACCGGCTGGCGATGAAAAACCATCTCCGCCTCCACTTCGCCCAGAAGAAGCACAACTGCCAAGAGTGTGGCAAGGGCTTCCGCACCCAGAGGCAGCTGGCCACCCACACTACGGCGGGCCTGTGCAAAGGGCCGCAAGGCCCCGGCGCCCAGATGGATTTTGAGTGCGACGGCTGCTGCGAAGGCTTTGCCACAGCCGACGAACTCGCAGCCCACGACTGCCCGGCCCAGCACCTGCCGTCGTCCTCCTCCACCAACAGCTCCGCCAACATCAGCATGGAGAGAAGCTCGGTGGACCTGGACTCTGACGAGAGACCCTACGCCTGCGACCTTTGCAGCTGCGCCTACAAACACGCCAGCTCCCTGCTGAACCACAAGCATACCCACAAGACGGGCAACTTCCGGTGCAACTTCTGCGACAAGCCGTACACCAACTACATGGCGCTGCGCAACCACATGCGCATTCACACGCAGCGGAAGAAGCACATCTGCCACACGTGTGGGAAAGCCTTCCGGCTGGCCAGGTTCCTCCGAAACCATCAGAAGGTCCACGAGGAGGGCGCTACCCCGTTCGGCTGCCCCACCTGTGGGAAGAGTTTCCAGGGGAGATCCGGCCTAGCCAGGCACCGCTGCGGGGACAACCAG GTATATGATCTCCAATCCGGCTTCCTTGGGACCATACGCGTGCCGGAATTCGGATTTTTCTGA